Proteins encoded within one genomic window of Flavobacterium sp. NG2:
- a CDS encoding 2-isopropylmalate synthase — translation MNREKVQIFDTTLRDGEQVPGCKLDTQQKLVIAERLDGMGVDIIEAGFPVSSPGDFLSVSEISKIVKNATVCGLTRAVKNDIDVAGAALKYAKKPRIHTGIGTSDSHIIYKLNTTKEDIIARAKAAVAHAKTYVEDVEFYAEDAGRTDNAFLAQVCEEVIKSGATVLNIPDTTGYCLPHEYGEKIKYLKENVKGIENVTISCHCHNDLGMATANSIAGAMNGARQIECTINGIGERAGNTALEEVVMIFKQHPYLNLYTDIDTKQLNEMSRLVSDSMGMMVQPNKAIVGSNAFAHSSGIHQDGVIKNRETYEIMDPLEVGVTESSIILTARSGRAALAYRAKKVGYELTKVQLDVVYLEFLKFADIKKEVMDDDIHQIIAASNLKGDLIRN, via the coding sequence ATGAATAGAGAGAAAGTTCAAATTTTTGATACCACTTTAAGAGACGGAGAACAAGTTCCAGGATGTAAATTAGATACCCAGCAGAAACTCGTTATAGCTGAACGATTAGATGGCATGGGGGTTGATATCATCGAAGCTGGATTTCCTGTTTCTAGTCCTGGTGATTTTTTATCTGTTTCTGAGATTAGTAAAATTGTAAAAAATGCAACCGTATGTGGCTTAACACGTGCAGTGAAAAATGATATTGATGTAGCTGGTGCTGCACTTAAATATGCCAAAAAACCTCGTATTCATACAGGGATTGGTACTTCTGATTCACATATTATCTATAAATTAAACACAACTAAAGAAGATATCATTGCAAGAGCAAAAGCTGCTGTAGCACATGCTAAAACTTATGTTGAAGATGTAGAGTTTTATGCAGAAGATGCTGGTAGAACGGATAATGCTTTCTTGGCACAAGTCTGTGAGGAGGTCATTAAGTCGGGTGCTACTGTGCTTAATATACCTGACACCACTGGATATTGTTTGCCGCATGAATACGGTGAAAAAATAAAATACCTAAAAGAAAACGTAAAAGGAATTGAAAACGTGACGATTTCTTGTCACTGTCACAATGATTTAGGTATGGCTACTGCTAATTCTATTGCGGGTGCGATGAATGGAGCAAGACAAATTGAATGTACTATTAATGGTATTGGAGAACGTGCAGGAAATACAGCACTTGAAGAAGTAGTGATGATTTTCAAACAACATCCTTACCTAAATTTATATACGGATATCGATACAAAACAATTGAACGAAATGAGTCGTTTAGTATCTGATAGTATGGGAATGATGGTACAGCCTAATAAAGCGATTGTAGGTTCGAATGCTTTTGCGCACAGTTCTGGAATTCACCAAGACGGTGTGATTAAAAACAGAGAAACATACGAAATTATGGATCCTCTAGAAGTTGGTGTGACTGAGTCATCTATCATCTTAACAGCAAGAAGTGGTAGAGCAGCATTAGCTTATAGAGCTAAAAAAGTAGGTTACGAATTAACAAAAGTACAGTTAGATGTTGTCTATCTTGAATTTTTGAAATTTGCAGATATTAAAAAAGAAGTAATGGATGATGATATTCATCAAATCATTGCTGCTTCCAACTTGAAAGGCGATTTAATTAGAAATTAA
- the leuB gene encoding 3-isopropylmalate dehydrogenase, producing MNLKIAVLSGDGIGPEVVMQAKKALYAISTAFDHEFIFEDAFIGAVAIEKSGKALPTQTLNLCLNTDAILFGAIGDPKYDNDPEAKIRPEQGLLQLRQELGLYANIRPIKPYKELLDASPLKRELLEGTDLVFYRELTGGLYFGEKTLNEEGTLATDLCSYSEEEIVRISHLAFAAAQKRRKKVTLVDKANVLETSRLWRKVVKEVSKEYPEVTLDFLLVDHAARYLVMQPNRFDVILTANLFGDILSDEASVLTGSIGVLASASIGEKHAIFAPIHGTYSKVKGQNIANPFGAILSAAMMLEHFGLDKEAKKIYDGIEKAVQLKVVTQDLNPDSIFGTNEIGEFIINYILDREDLLYFNNDNVSIGRSTIV from the coding sequence ATGAATTTAAAAATAGCGGTACTTTCAGGAGACGGAATAGGACCCGAAGTGGTAATGCAGGCCAAAAAAGCTTTGTACGCTATTAGTACGGCTTTTGATCACGAATTCATTTTCGAAGATGCTTTTATTGGTGCTGTTGCTATTGAAAAATCTGGAAAAGCGCTTCCTACTCAAACATTGAATTTATGTTTGAATACGGATGCGATTTTGTTTGGAGCCATTGGAGATCCTAAATACGACAATGATCCTGAAGCTAAAATTCGTCCAGAACAAGGGCTTTTGCAATTAAGACAAGAATTAGGGCTCTACGCCAATATTCGTCCCATAAAACCTTATAAAGAATTACTAGATGCTTCTCCATTAAAAAGAGAACTTTTAGAAGGAACCGATTTGGTTTTTTATAGAGAATTGACTGGCGGTTTATATTTTGGTGAAAAAACTTTAAATGAAGAAGGAACTTTGGCAACTGACTTATGTTCTTATTCTGAAGAAGAAATAGTAAGGATTTCTCATTTGGCTTTTGCGGCAGCGCAAAAAAGGAGAAAGAAAGTAACCTTAGTTGATAAAGCTAATGTTCTTGAAACTTCAAGGTTGTGGCGAAAAGTAGTAAAAGAAGTTAGTAAAGAGTATCCAGAAGTAACATTGGATTTTTTATTAGTGGATCATGCTGCTCGATATTTAGTCATGCAACCTAATAGATTTGATGTCATCTTAACCGCTAATTTATTTGGTGATATTTTATCAGATGAGGCTAGTGTTTTAACAGGCTCAATAGGTGTTTTAGCCTCTGCTTCGATAGGTGAAAAGCATGCGATTTTCGCACCAATTCATGGTACTTATTCTAAGGTAAAAGGACAAAATATAGCCAATCCATTTGGGGCTATTTTATCTGCTGCCATGATGTTAGAACATTTTGGATTGGATAAAGAAGCTAAAAAAATCTATGATGGAATTGAAAAAGCGGTACAACTAAAAGTCGTCACGCAAGATTTGAATCCCGATTCAATATTTGGAACAAATGAAATTGGTGAGTTTATCATCAATTATATTTTGGACAGAGAGGATTTATTATACTTCAACAACGATAATGTAAGTATTGGTAGATCAACAATAGTATAA
- a CDS encoding glutaminyl-peptide cyclotransferase, whose protein sequence is MKKHNLLYVILLGITFSNCGGKKKGENSIFTFDSAQFAAHYMPEEQIELGVLNPKSKEIDSIIYFVNDIKVGTTKGSSKLPFELKNQKLGYQNLKALVYYEGENAEATARIELVSNVTPKLLKYKVINTYPHDTAAFTEGLEFYKDTLYESTGLKGKSFLRKYDYKTGKVYKQVDLDPQYFGEGTTILNDKIYQLTWQEKTGFIYNANTMKLEKTFTFDKDIEGWGMTNDGKNIYQSDGTEKIWTTNPENQKQISYINVYSGTSKIKAINELEWINGKFYVNVWQKDAIAVVNPETGSVEGILDLSGLRKSLNVTADDVLNGIAYNPKTKTIFVTGKNWDKLFEITVSE, encoded by the coding sequence ATGAAAAAACATAACTTACTATATGTCATTTTATTAGGAATAACTTTTTCTAATTGTGGTGGCAAAAAAAAAGGTGAAAATTCTATATTTACTTTTGATTCTGCTCAATTTGCAGCTCATTACATGCCAGAAGAACAAATAGAATTGGGTGTTTTAAACCCAAAATCCAAAGAAATTGACAGTATTATTTACTTTGTGAATGATATAAAAGTAGGAACTACTAAAGGTAGTAGCAAACTTCCATTTGAACTTAAAAATCAAAAATTAGGTTACCAAAACCTAAAAGCCTTAGTTTATTATGAAGGAGAAAATGCCGAAGCTACCGCTAGAATCGAATTAGTTTCGAATGTTACACCTAAATTATTAAAATATAAAGTCATTAATACGTATCCTCATGATACGGCTGCCTTTACTGAAGGATTAGAATTCTATAAAGACACTCTTTATGAAAGTACTGGTTTGAAAGGAAAATCGTTTTTACGTAAATACGACTACAAAACAGGAAAAGTATACAAGCAAGTTGATTTAGATCCACAATATTTTGGAGAAGGAACCACAATTTTAAATGATAAAATCTACCAATTGACTTGGCAAGAAAAAACAGGTTTTATCTACAACGCAAACACCATGAAATTAGAAAAGACTTTTACTTTCGATAAAGACATTGAAGGTTGGGGAATGACTAATGACGGGAAAAACATCTATCAATCTGATGGAACAGAGAAAATTTGGACGACAAACCCTGAAAATCAAAAGCAAATCAGCTATATTAATGTGTATTCAGGGACTTCCAAAATTAAAGCTATCAATGAACTCGAATGGATTAACGGGAAATTCTACGTCAACGTTTGGCAAAAAGATGCCATTGCAGTTGTCAACCCTGAAACTGGTTCTGTAGAAGGAATTTTGGATTTATCAGGTTTGCGCAAATCATTAAACGTTACAGCAGATGATGTACTCAATGGAATAGCCTATAATCCTAAAACCAAAACTATATTTGTAACTGGGAAAAACTGGGATAAATTATTTGAAATCACGGTTTCAGAATAA
- the fsa gene encoding fructose-6-phosphate aldolase, with amino-acid sequence MKFFIDTANLAQIKEAQELGVLDGVTTNPSLMAKEGITGKNNILKHYVDICNLVEGDVSAEVNALDFEGMVKEGEELAELHDQIVVKLPMTKEGVKAAKYFSDRGIKTNVTLVFSAGQALLAAKAGATYVSPFIGRLDDVSTDGLNLIQEIREIYDNYGYETEILAASVRHTMHIVNCAKIGADVMTGPLSAIYGLLKHPLTDIGLAQFVADFEKGNK; translated from the coding sequence ATGAAATTTTTTATTGACACGGCTAATTTAGCTCAGATTAAAGAAGCGCAAGAATTAGGTGTTTTGGATGGTGTAACTACAAATCCATCATTGATGGCCAAAGAAGGTATCACAGGGAAAAACAATATTTTAAAGCATTATGTGGATATCTGTAATCTTGTGGAAGGTGATGTAAGTGCTGAAGTGAATGCTTTGGACTTTGAAGGAATGGTGAAAGAAGGAGAAGAATTGGCTGAATTACATGATCAAATCGTTGTGAAATTACCAATGACTAAAGAAGGTGTAAAAGCTGCAAAATATTTCTCTGATAGAGGTATTAAAACGAATGTAACTTTAGTATTCTCTGCAGGTCAAGCGTTATTGGCTGCTAAGGCTGGAGCGACTTATGTATCTCCATTTATTGGTCGTTTGGATGATGTTTCGACTGATGGATTGAACTTGATTCAAGAAATTAGAGAGATTTACGATAACTACGGTTACGAAACTGAGATTTTGGCAGCTTCTGTACGCCACACGATGCACATTGTAAACTGTGCAAAAATTGGTGCTGATGTGATGACTGGACCATTATCTGCAATTTACGGATTGTTGAAACACCCTTTAACGGATATTGGATTAGCGCAGTTTGTTGCTGATTTCGAAAAAGGAAATAAATAA
- a CDS encoding nucleoside phosphorylase: MIAASELILNPDGSIYHLNLKPENIARDIIFVGDPDRVEKITSLFDSIEFSTQKREFKTQTGTYKGKRLSVISTGIGADNIDIVLNELDALVNINLETRTIKENLTSLNIIRIGTSGSLQTDIPVDSFVMSKIGLGLDTMLRSYQNDSVTIPELEEAFIKHTNWDVRKGRPYAVHCSEKLEKQFESDSVHKGVTATAGGFFGPQGRVLRLAIQDEKLNTKMDSFNYNGTKITNLEMETAAIYGLSALLGHHAVSLNAIIANRANGTFSSNPDDTIEKLIDYVLDRIHIQ; the protein is encoded by the coding sequence ATGATAGCAGCATCTGAATTAATACTCAATCCTGATGGAAGTATATACCACTTAAATCTAAAACCTGAAAACATCGCTCGTGATATTATTTTTGTAGGCGATCCTGATCGAGTGGAAAAAATTACGTCTTTATTTGATTCTATTGAATTTTCGACTCAAAAAAGAGAGTTCAAAACCCAAACAGGAACCTATAAAGGCAAACGACTCTCCGTCATCTCAACCGGTATTGGTGCAGACAATATTGATATTGTTTTGAATGAGCTGGATGCTTTGGTTAATATTAATTTGGAAACCAGAACAATTAAAGAGAATCTAACTTCTTTAAACATCATCCGAATTGGAACTTCGGGTTCTTTGCAAACAGATATTCCTGTTGATTCGTTTGTAATGTCTAAGATAGGATTAGGACTAGACACTATGCTTCGCTCCTATCAAAACGATTCGGTTACCATTCCAGAACTCGAAGAGGCGTTTATCAAGCATACCAATTGGGATGTCCGAAAAGGAAGACCTTATGCAGTACATTGTTCTGAAAAACTAGAAAAACAGTTTGAAAGCGACAGCGTTCACAAAGGAGTTACAGCTACCGCAGGTGGTTTCTTTGGTCCACAGGGAAGGGTATTACGGTTAGCCATTCAAGACGAAAAACTGAATACCAAAATGGATTCTTTCAATTATAATGGAACAAAAATCACGAACCTCGAAATGGAAACTGCTGCTATTTATGGGTTATCCGCATTGCTTGGTCATCATGCTGTTTCATTGAATGCCATTATCGCTAATCGTGCAAACGGGACTTTTAGTAGCAATCCTGATGATACAATTGAAAAATTGATTGATTACGTTTTGGATAGAATACATATTCAATAA
- a CDS encoding translation initiation factor, protein MNLEDQLKNLFPDHVPSNEPEEIDDSPHELYVQKEPMICKYEKRKGKATTIIEGYEGEDEDFKILAKELKTKLSVGGSFKDGALIIQGDYRDKIMTILKEKGFKVKRVGG, encoded by the coding sequence ATGAACCTAGAAGACCAATTAAAAAACTTATTCCCAGACCACGTTCCTAGTAACGAGCCTGAGGAAATTGACGATTCCCCACATGAATTATACGTTCAAAAAGAACCTATGATTTGTAAATATGAAAAACGAAAAGGGAAAGCAACCACCATCATCGAAGGCTACGAAGGCGAAGACGAAGATTTTAAAATCCTAGCCAAAGAACTAAAAACAAAGCTTAGTGTAGGTGGTAGTTTTAAAGATGGAGCACTTATCATTCAAGGGGATTATCGTGATAAAATCATGACCATTCTTAAAGAAAAAGGTTTCAAAGTAAAACGTGTAGGCGGGTAA
- a CDS encoding substrate-binding domain-containing protein: MTTIKIAGVPEHFNLPWHLAIDDKAFEKQNIDLQWTDVPEGTGKMCQMLRSGETDIAVILTEGIVKDINAGNPSKIVQIYVDSPLIWGVHVGANSNFKTIDDLKNTKAAISRLGSGSQLMAYVNANNQGWETDNLQFKIVNTIDGAVEALTSGTADYFMWERFMTKPLVDKGVFRKVADCPTPWPCFVIAVREEVLNSQPEIIQAILNTINLTTANFKDIPGIDELLAKNYHQKLEDIQEWLDLTEWSQKNIEENLLNNIQKQLFQLKIIDKIGTFEQIVKTL, translated from the coding sequence ATGACAACGATAAAAATAGCAGGCGTACCCGAACATTTCAATCTTCCTTGGCACTTAGCCATCGACGACAAAGCATTCGAAAAACAAAATATTGATTTACAATGGACTGATGTTCCCGAAGGAACTGGCAAAATGTGCCAAATGTTACGTTCAGGAGAAACGGATATTGCCGTAATCCTAACCGAGGGAATTGTCAAAGATATTAACGCTGGAAACCCGAGTAAAATTGTCCAAATTTATGTTGATTCGCCTTTAATTTGGGGGGTTCACGTAGGAGCCAATTCTAATTTTAAAACCATTGATGATTTAAAAAACACCAAAGCTGCTATTTCAAGGTTAGGTTCTGGCTCTCAATTGATGGCCTATGTTAACGCGAATAATCAAGGTTGGGAAACCGATAATCTCCAATTTAAAATTGTAAATACCATAGATGGTGCTGTTGAAGCATTAACTAGCGGAACAGCAGATTATTTCATGTGGGAACGTTTTATGACTAAACCTTTAGTTGACAAAGGTGTTTTTAGAAAAGTAGCAGACTGCCCTACTCCTTGGCCGTGTTTTGTGATTGCGGTTCGTGAGGAAGTTTTAAACAGCCAACCCGAAATCATTCAAGCAATATTAAATACCATTAACCTAACAACGGCTAACTTTAAAGACATCCCTGGAATTGATGAACTACTGGCTAAAAACTACCACCAAAAATTGGAAGACATTCAAGAATGGTTAGACCTAACCGAATGGTCTCAAAAAAATATTGAAGAAAATTTGTTAAACAATATTCAAAAACAGCTATTTCAACTTAAAATCATTGATAAAATAGGTACTTTTGAGCAAATTGTAAAAACGCTCTAG
- a CDS encoding isopenicillin N synthase family dioxygenase, translating to MQNIPSVDLADFLSEDPKRKEKFVNEIGAAFEDIGFVALKGHFLEQNLVDELYSEIRNFFSLPVETKRKYEDPKIGGQRGYVSFGKEHAKGRKEGDLKEFWHFGQYVDDSSKYASEYPKNLNVDELPRFNIVGKEAYQKLEKTGIYILRALALRLGLDEFYFDNYGKEGNSILRPIHYPPITSEPENAIRAAAHGDINLITLLMGAQGKGLQVQNHNGDWIDAIAQPDELVINVGDMLSRHTNNKLKSTIHQVVNPPRELWGTSRYSIPFFMHPVSDMPLNCLENCIDDENPKQFEDITAGEFLYERLVELGLIKT from the coding sequence ATGCAAAATATCCCTAGTGTTGATTTAGCTGATTTTCTATCCGAAGATCCGAAGCGTAAAGAAAAATTTGTAAACGAAATAGGTGCCGCCTTTGAAGATATTGGCTTTGTAGCGCTTAAAGGACATTTTTTAGAACAAAATTTGGTCGATGAATTGTATAGCGAAATTAGAAATTTCTTTAGCCTTCCTGTCGAAACCAAACGCAAATACGAAGATCCTAAAATAGGCGGTCAACGTGGTTATGTTTCTTTTGGTAAAGAACATGCCAAAGGTCGTAAAGAAGGTGACCTAAAAGAGTTTTGGCATTTTGGACAATATGTTGATGACAGCTCAAAATATGCTTCTGAATATCCAAAAAACCTGAACGTCGATGAACTACCACGTTTTAATATCGTAGGAAAAGAAGCGTATCAAAAATTGGAAAAAACAGGAATTTATATTTTGAGAGCTTTAGCGCTACGATTGGGATTGGATGAATTCTATTTCGACAATTATGGAAAAGAAGGGAATTCCATTCTTCGCCCAATACACTATCCTCCTATTACCAGTGAACCTGAAAATGCCATTCGTGCCGCAGCACATGGAGACATCAACCTGATTACTTTATTGATGGGTGCTCAAGGAAAAGGATTGCAAGTACAAAACCACAACGGCGACTGGATTGACGCCATCGCACAACCGGACGAATTAGTGATCAATGTTGGTGATATGCTTTCAAGACATACAAACAACAAATTAAAATCAACCATCCACCAAGTGGTTAATCCTCCGAGAGAATTATGGGGAACATCTCGTTACTCTATTCCGTTTTTTATGCATCCTGTGAGCGATATGCCATTGAATTGCCTAGAAAACTGCATTGATGATGAAAACCCTAAACAGTTCGAAGACATTACTGCAGGGGAGTTTTTATATGAACGTTTGGTGGAATTGGGATTAATAAAGACATAA
- the ilvD gene encoding dihydroxy-acid dehydratase gives MELNKYSKTITQDETQPASQAMLYALGLTEEDLKKAQVGIVSMGYDGNPCNMHLNDLAKDIKTGVWKEDLVGLIFNTVGVSDGMSNGNPGMRFSLVSRDVIADSIETVMGAQWYDGMIAVPGCDKNMPGALMAMGRVNRPSIMVYGGSIHPGKWKGEDLNIVSAFEALGKKIKNTITAEDFKGVIQNACPGAGACGGMYTANTMSSAIEALGMSLPYSSSNPALSPEKKQECVDAGKAIRILLEKDIKPRDIMTRKAFENAITMVAVLGGSTNAVMHLIAMAHSVGIVLTLKDFQDISDRTPLLADLKPSGKYLMEDLHNVGGVPGVMKYLLKVGLLHGDCLTVTGKTIAENLASVPDLQDGQEVIFEIQKALKATGNIQILYGNIATEGCVAKISGKEGEFFEGTAVVFEGEKDVIRGIQAGEVKSGNVVIIRYCGPKGGPGMSEMLKPTSAIMGAGLGNTVALITDGRFSGGSHGFVVGHVTPEAYEGGGIALIENGDVITIDAVNNTINMKISDEEFAKRKANWKRPESDIKQGVLLKYMRSVSSASEGCVTDKF, from the coding sequence ATGGAATTAAATAAATACAGCAAAACAATCACACAAGACGAAACACAACCAGCTTCTCAAGCGATGTTGTATGCACTTGGATTAACTGAAGAAGATTTAAAAAAGGCGCAAGTGGGTATTGTAAGTATGGGTTACGATGGAAATCCATGTAATATGCACTTAAATGATTTAGCCAAAGATATTAAAACAGGTGTCTGGAAAGAAGATTTGGTAGGTTTAATCTTTAACACGGTTGGTGTAAGTGATGGTATGTCTAACGGTAACCCTGGAATGCGTTTTTCATTGGTTTCTCGTGATGTAATTGCTGATTCTATTGAAACAGTTATGGGAGCACAATGGTACGATGGAATGATTGCCGTACCAGGATGTGATAAAAATATGCCAGGTGCTTTAATGGCTATGGGTAGAGTAAACCGTCCATCGATTATGGTTTATGGTGGGTCTATTCACCCAGGAAAATGGAAAGGGGAAGATTTGAATATCGTTTCTGCTTTTGAAGCCTTAGGTAAAAAAATCAAAAACACTATTACAGCTGAGGATTTCAAAGGAGTAATTCAAAATGCTTGTCCTGGTGCAGGTGCTTGTGGTGGAATGTACACGGCTAACACCATGTCATCAGCAATTGAAGCTTTAGGGATGAGTTTACCATATAGCTCTTCTAACCCAGCTTTGAGTCCAGAGAAAAAACAAGAATGTGTTGATGCTGGTAAAGCCATTAGAATTTTATTAGAAAAAGATATCAAGCCTAGAGACATCATGACTCGTAAAGCATTCGAAAATGCAATTACAATGGTGGCTGTTTTAGGTGGTTCTACTAATGCGGTGATGCACTTAATTGCAATGGCGCACTCTGTAGGAATTGTGTTGACATTAAAAGATTTTCAAGATATCAGTGATAGAACTCCATTGTTAGCCGACTTGAAACCAAGTGGTAAATATTTGATGGAAGACTTACACAATGTAGGTGGTGTTCCGGGTGTAATGAAATATTTATTGAAAGTAGGTTTGCTACACGGAGATTGTTTGACCGTAACTGGAAAAACAATTGCTGAAAACTTAGCTTCAGTTCCAGATTTACAAGATGGTCAAGAAGTAATTTTTGAAATCCAAAAAGCATTAAAAGCAACTGGAAATATTCAAATTTTGTACGGAAACATTGCTACAGAAGGTTGTGTGGCTAAAATTAGTGGAAAAGAAGGAGAGTTCTTTGAAGGTACAGCAGTAGTTTTTGAAGGTGAAAAAGATGTTATCAGAGGAATCCAAGCAGGTGAAGTTAAGTCTGGAAACGTAGTTATTATTCGTTATTGTGGTCCAAAAGGTGGTCCAGGTATGTCGGAAATGTTGAAACCAACATCGGCGATCATGGGAGCTGGATTAGGAAACACTGTGGCTTTGATTACTGACGGACGTTTCTCTGGAGGTTCACACGGTTTTGTGGTAGGACATGTTACTCCTGAAGCGTATGAAGGTGGAGGAATTGCCTTAATCGAAAATGGAGATGTGATTACCATTGATGCAGTAAACAATACTATCAAT
- a CDS encoding SDR family oxidoreductase, whose translation MSKVVLITGGSSGIGKSIGEFLHQKGFTVYGTSRNPERITDAIFPLLALDVRKVDTIQAAVNEVISRSGRIDVVINNAGVGITGPLEEIPTEEIKNNFETNFFGPIEVMKAALPQMRAQKSGLIINVTSIAGYMGLPYRSVYSASKGALELITEALRMEVKQFGIQITNVAPGDFATNIASGRYHAPIIKGSSYEKVYGEMLRTMDEHVDNGSNPLDMAVAVYKIIQAPKARVHYKVGAFMQKFSIVLKRILPDTLYEKMLMNHYKL comes from the coding sequence ATGAGTAAAGTAGTATTAATTACAGGCGGCTCTTCGGGAATTGGGAAATCAATTGGCGAGTTTTTGCACCAAAAAGGATTTACCGTTTATGGTACGAGTCGTAATCCAGAACGAATTACTGATGCTATCTTTCCCCTGCTAGCTTTGGATGTTCGTAAAGTAGACACTATTCAAGCGGCTGTTAATGAAGTGATAAGTCGCTCTGGTCGAATCGATGTTGTGATAAATAATGCAGGTGTTGGAATTACAGGTCCGCTCGAAGAAATTCCAACAGAGGAGATTAAAAATAACTTTGAAACTAATTTCTTTGGCCCAATCGAAGTGATGAAAGCCGCTTTACCACAAATGCGTGCTCAAAAGTCGGGTTTGATTATTAATGTAACCTCAATTGCGGGGTATATGGGATTGCCCTATCGCTCGGTTTATTCGGCTTCCAAAGGTGCTTTGGAATTGATAACGGAAGCTTTGCGAATGGAAGTGAAACAATTTGGTATTCAAATTACCAATGTTGCCCCTGGAGATTTTGCTACTAATATCGCATCGGGACGTTATCATGCTCCTATAATCAAAGGTTCTTCATATGAGAAAGTTTATGGAGAGATGCTAAGAACAATGGATGAACATGTTGATAATGGTAGTAATCCACTAGACATGGCAGTTGCTGTTTATAAAATTATTCAAGCGCCTAAAGCTAGAGTTCATTATAAGGTTGGGGCGTTTATGCAAAAGTTTTCGATTGTGTTGAAACGCATTTTACCAGACACTTTGTATGAAAAAATGCTAATGAACCATTATAAGTTGTAA
- a CDS encoding transglutaminase — translation MINFKNISITQIRQRLQVKKPWDDVIIFVLNVFITIPLFLIAHENLIELNWVLNLDRILIFIGIILVIQLVLRLLRTIIIICVFVYILFLFYGTLIGNYGFNSIYEDYNSMIYTMSDNPFPQDIIVSKLLPFPNKTLILNAIEYKNPKVRNFAIMATTKNFKNIRGYSDYRTIIQCFAVFKEINKRWNYVSDPKDGDYIATASESLNYFSGDCDDHSILMAACVRAIGGTPRLIHTKGHIYPEILIGKMNDLETVNFLIKNILFSKESYQKQLHYHIDERNQIWLNLDYTADYPGGPFLSEEVLGALTLN, via the coding sequence ATGATAAATTTTAAAAACATTTCGATTACTCAAATAAGACAGCGTCTTCAGGTAAAAAAACCTTGGGACGATGTGATTATTTTTGTTTTAAATGTTTTTATAACTATTCCTTTATTTCTTATTGCTCACGAAAATTTAATTGAGCTCAACTGGGTTTTAAATCTAGATAGAATATTGATTTTCATTGGGATAATACTCGTCATTCAGTTGGTTTTACGATTATTACGCACTATTATCATTATTTGTGTTTTTGTCTATATCTTGTTTTTATTCTATGGTACCCTCATTGGTAATTACGGCTTCAATAGCATATACGAAGATTACAATTCGATGATATACACCATGTCTGACAATCCTTTTCCGCAAGATATCATTGTATCTAAGCTCTTACCCTTCCCTAACAAAACACTGATATTAAACGCAATAGAATACAAAAACCCAAAAGTCCGAAATTTTGCTATTATGGCCACTACCAAAAATTTCAAAAATATTCGTGGCTACTCGGATTACAGAACTATCATCCAATGTTTCGCCGTTTTTAAAGAAATCAACAAACGCTGGAACTACGTTAGTGACCCTAAAGACGGAGATTACATTGCGACAGCAAGCGAATCCCTCAATTATTTTTCTGGAGATTGTGATGATCACTCGATTCTTATGGCGGCTTGTGTAAGAGCTATAGGAGGTACGCCACGATTGATTCATACCAAAGGCCATATATATCCCGAAATCCTCATTGGCAAAATGAATGATTTAGAAACGGTAAATTTCTTGATTAAAAATATATTATTCTCAAAAGAAAGTTACCAAAAACAACTGCATTACCATATCGACGAGCGCAACCAAATTTGGCTAAACTTAGACTATACCGCTGATTATCCCGGTGGTCCATTTTTATCTGAAGAAGTACTTGGTGCTTTGACCTTAAACTAA